In Ciona intestinalis chromosome 11, KH, whole genome shotgun sequence, the DNA window AATACATTCATACCACAATGGCAGCAATAACAGCTATACAGGTATCAGACTTCTGTAACgcattaattaatattttcaatatcCACCAACAATCTAAGCTTACTATTAACAGATCGAGTAACACAAatcatataattttttgtataacttcacatatgaatgaatgtaattttatcattttcgCATGGCGGGCGCGTCCAGCCTTGAAACCATAACCTCCTGGCTAGTGACAGGCGCGTCACAAAACTACTGTGCCATGGCATCGGTTCAATTAATACGATAAGAAAGACTCAATTAATTATATCATAGGGGAAACGGGAAAGTGAtgtagcaacaaaacgaccgTCTGTTGTACAAGctattaaagaaaaagaatcAAAAACGCGTTTCTGCTAAAACCATTCTTGTGTTTTAGATTGGATTAATTGACGTACTCCGTTTTGTCGGCGTGAGACCTTCAGGCATTATTGGTCATTCTGCTGGTGAGATTGTATGCGGTTACGCTGACGAGTGTTTGACATTAGAGGAGACCATACGAGTGGCGTACCTCATGGGGAAATGTATCAGTGAAAGCAATCTTCCAACTGGGGCAATGGCATTAGTTGGTAAGATACGTTAGGCCATTCACTCTCTTTTTTATTAGTATATTGTATCCTATATGAGGTCCTTATCGGGGCCCTGGAAATTAGCCAAATTTGGCCCATTTTCCCAACTTTTAGGGAGCTTTATGTAAATCGTTCATGAGACCAGTGCAATTATCCTGGACACCAGATAAGTCACGTTTAACCTAAATTGTTAACGCAAAAGCTGAGAGAACTCTTTGGATAAAACATCTCAAACGTGGTCGCCGTTTGGGGGGATAGCGCTCTTTATACAATGCCCTGATAACAGTAAACTCAACTTACAGCTTTGTCACTGGATAAGTATTTGGAAATGTACAATGACAATGAACTCGACTTGGCTTGTGAAAATGGGGACGACTCCATTATAATTGCGGGTCCAGTAGCCAACGTTCTACTCATGGTGGAGTCACTAAAAAACAAAGGCTTTTTCACGCTAGTCTTGGATACAAAGAAAATTGCTTACCATTCTCGGTTAATGCAACTCGTTCACTCGACCCTCCTACAAGAAGTTTCAAAGGTAAATAATACAATACTTAAACTATTTTGAACAGTATCTAATATTTCGTACCATTTTTAACGCGATTTTACTTCTTAACATTTAACATATAGGTCATACCAAATCCCAAACCGCTATCGAAGAAATGGATTTCGACGTCAGTAGACTTAAAAGACTGTAATCAGTCAGCATGTGCCAACGATAAAGAAGTTCAGACGCTTTGTTCTGGCGAGTATTATGCTAATAACTTTCTCAGTGTGGTCCGGCTTCAGAATGCACTCAAGCGAATTCCCGAAAAAGCCATTACGATAGAAATAGCACCTCGTGGCATGCTacaggtatttatttaaacagtaacTGAACTATATTTCTAAGAGTTTTGACTGAAACCGTAAGAATTTGGACTGGAAGCCCTGCGCAAATTACAATTGCGCGAAAGCTTTCTATGActgtttactttatatagtagagtgggggaggatgggacacctttttgttccattttctcattccatttggtagtaaacaaagaacattgattAAGTTaataaaccgtatctttacgactcccatagaccgctgttaattgctTAATTTTCAGTCGATTCTTAAACACGCGATTCCGAATTGTGAGAGATTGACCATTGCAGACAAAGGCGAAGCCAACGGGATGGAAACGTTATACGCCTGCCTAGATCGCCTACGTTCTCTTGGCCAAGCAGTTAGAAACGAACCCCCGTCCGTAAACTTGTTGCGGAAGAAAGACTAAGAAACCGTTACACACATATTTATATAGCGGGGCTTGTAAATGCAAGAAATGTACAGATAACCTATAATATGTTGGTGTAAGATAGCCCATGTTTAAATTTCCTTTATCGACCCATTTTGTAGttaccaaaatatatttatagaattatatggtgttttattttttgtatctcCTGCTTACGAGTGTTATCACATAGGTAActctgttgttaattttttacgCTCCAGATAGCGATCTACGGTGAAAGGTTTCCGTTTTATAAGTTCGGTGTTCACTTTAAATGACTGCGGCAATTTGTGACATAagttaaattactttattgCTGTTACAATGGTCACACAAAACCGGTTCAAAGGCAATTCGCGGTCAGATACAagacaatataaataactttattatgtGCAGCAATTTTAACAACGATACAGGTGCAGTAATAAAATGTCCAatacaacaataacaaaaagcCAGCTATATATAGCATGAAAATTTCATGccaatttcaacaaaaacagGTTATTATTTAGACATGATAAgacaatttttataacttgttcATTTTAACAGGGCTgggtcattttttaaaacattcagTTCTaattttgtataataaacaCGAAGTACACCCCCAAATACGCCCATGGATGTTACGCCAGTTTTGGTAAAACCACATGCTTTGTAGAAGTGGACTGCAGACAAAGTGGAAGTcctaagttttatttttagaacatGTTTTTTTCCAGCATATATCACAGCTTTTTCAAGTAGAAGTCTACCTAGTCCTTCTCTTCGAAATCTGCTGCTTACCGACATTCGCCTTAGGACCAATTCCTTTGTTTTACAAGATGTAGGGGCTATTAATGCGACTGAGCCGGCCACTGTACCGCGACGTTTAATGAAAAGTAACGTATTTCCTGGCTGCGTGTAAAACCTATGGAACGTTACCTCGTCTTGTAAATCCTCCGAAATACTTCGCTGAATGTAAATTTTGGCTGCACATAAAGATAAGCAATAGCTGCAAAAGAGAAGCACAATATAGTTCAACAGCGTTGAATACGATAGTATCTGATTGACCACCAATGCCCCAGTAATGACCAATAGTTGGACTAACGGccttt includes these proteins:
- the LOC100176965 gene encoding fatty acid synthase-like isoform X3, which translates into the protein MNKPNQREIWFICSGMGSQWKGMGISLLKIPVFSQSIDECTEALKGYNFNVKDFLMNTDSPGYEYIHTTMAAITAIQIGLIDVLRFVGVRPSGIIGHSAGEIVCGYADECLTLEETIRVAYLMGKCISESNLPTGAMALVALSLDKYLEMYNDNELDLACENGDDSIIIAGPVANVLLMVESLKNKGFFTLVLDTKKIAYHSRLMQLVHSTLLQEVSKVIPNPKPLSKKWISTSVDLKDCNQSACANDKEVQTLCSGEYYANNFLSVVRLQNALKRIPEKAITIEIAPRGMLQTKAKPTGWKRYTPA
- the LOC100176965 gene encoding fatty acid synthase-like isoform X2 yields the protein MNKPNQREIWFICSGMGSQWKGMGISLLKIPVFSQSIDECTEALKGYNFNVKDFLMNTDSPGYEYIHTTMAAITAIQIGLIDVLRFVGVRPSGIIGHSAGEIVCGYADECLTLEETIRVAYLMGKCISESNLPTGAMALVALSLDKYLEMYNDNELDLACENGDDSIIIAGPVANVLLMVESLKNKGFFTLVLDTKKIAYHSRLMQLVHSTLLQEVSKVIPNPKPLSKKWISTSVDLKDCNQSACANDKEVQTLCSGEYYANNFLSVVRLQNALKRIPEKAITIEIAPRGMLQHISQLFQVEVYLVLLFEICCLPTFALGPIPLFYKM
- the LOC100176965 gene encoding fatty acid synthase-like isoform X1, producing MNKPNQREIWFICSGMGSQWKGMGISLLKIPVFSQSIDECTEALKGYNFNVKDFLMNTDSPGYEYIHTTMAAITAIQIGLIDVLRFVGVRPSGIIGHSAGEIVCGYADECLTLEETIRVAYLMGKCISESNLPTGAMALVALSLDKYLEMYNDNELDLACENGDDSIIIAGPVANVLLMVESLKNKGFFTLVLDTKKIAYHSRLMQLVHSTLLQEVSKVIPNPKPLSKKWISTSVDLKDCNQSACANDKEVQTLCSGEYYANNFLSVVRLQNALKRIPEKAITIEIAPRGMLQSILKHAIPNCERLTIADKGEANGMETLYACLDRLRSLGQAVRNEPPSVNLLRKKD